A portion of the Maylandia zebra isolate NMK-2024a linkage group LG9, Mzebra_GT3a, whole genome shotgun sequence genome contains these proteins:
- the LOC143420426 gene encoding uncharacterized protein LOC143420426: MDPAASAPPEELREELIDSVSRLVNLWLEHEGEECLRAVEARLQQLISAHSWLLDSLHPLAQDFILNELHLHPPAATASQLSPAAKILPGPPEVLPGPPEVLPGPPEVLPGRKRRSRRRRITPQPKTRTLELPAVPSLSPTPPAQQVKSIQPGKNYFSPVHVKQRDTPHNIVISPQKLASPETVTHSRASPEAGSQPPADSGPLEIKKPAEDCIRLSLPELGQCSVQLQSALCLPKARVPAGSDPYLPEPRLDRPLLQPRLDRPLLQLQPRLDRPLLRSRLVLRRPRHLRVPNCRLDIGGHLPGRWWSVIVNMDDLLDAAAAFRAVGLQTCVIVAIAVRTVGRLNGFLVAAVTVRTVGRLNGFPVAAAAVCTVGPLNCLHSATAAFRSVGLWIYVTDVAGLRR, encoded by the exons atggacccagcggcaTCCGCACCTCCCGAGGAGCTTCGGGAGGAACTAATTGACTCTGTTTCCAGGTTGGTTAACCTATGGCTCGAGCATGAGGGGGAAGAGTGTCTCCGCGCTGTAGAAGCCAGGCTACAGCAGCTCATCTCTGCTCACTCCTGGCTGCTGGACTCTCTTCACCCGCTCGCACAGGACTTCATACTCAACGAACTGCACCTTCACCCACCAGCCGCTACCGCTTCCCAACTCAGCCCGGCGGCGAagattttgcccggcccgccggaggttttgcccggcccgccggaggttttgcccggcccgccggaggttttgcccgggagGAAGCGACGATCGCGCCGTCGGCGTATCACCCCACAGCCGAAGACTAGGACTTTGGAACTgccagctgtg CCATCGTTGTCACCAACTCCTCCTGCACAACAAGTTAAGTCCATCCAACCCGGAAAGAACTATTTTTCACCTGTTCATGTCAAGCAGAGAGACACACCACATAATATTGTAATCAGTCCTCAAAAGCTGGCCAGCCCAGAGACTGTGAcacactccagggcctccccagaggctgggtcccAGCCCCCGgccgactctggacccctggagattaagaagccagctgaggactgtaTCCGGCTGTCGCTGCCCGAGCTGGGTCaatgctctgtgcagctgcagtctgccttGTGTTTGCCaaaggcccgtgtgcctgctggttctgacccgtacctgccagag ccgCGCCTGGaccggcctctgcttcagccgCGCCTGGaccggcctctgcttcagcttcagccgcGCCTGGACCGGCCGCTGCTTCGGTCTCGTCTGGTGCTGCGACGGCCACGCCACCTTCGGGTCCCGAACTGCCGCCTCGACATCGGCGGTCATCTACCAGGCCGCTGGTGGAGCGTCATCGTCAATATGGACGACCTCCTagacgccgccgctgccttccgcgcggtcggcctccagacTTGTGTCATCGTCGCCATtgctgtccgcacggtcggccgcctgaacgGTTTCCTCGTCGCCGCCGTTACTGTCCGCACGGTTGGCCGCCTGAACGGTTTCCCCGTCGCCGCcgctgccgtgtgcacggtcggccccctgaactgcctcCACTCCgccaccgctgccttccgcTCGGTCGGCTTATGGATCTACGTCACCGACGTGGCCGGCCTCAGAAGATGA